One stretch of Plasmodium vivax chromosome 8, whole genome shotgun sequence DNA includes these proteins:
- a CDS encoding hypothetical protein, conserved (encoded by transcript PVX_095360A), producing MSDVFSIFKKKRIKKAKPSKSSVKKGKGRIFMSDKSRRKAYATSRAVSSSHGSVLHRHSGEYRKAPVGVAGGAAASNHSARLSGVVHGSINGGIEDPPFGKLPTIKLLNSESNVVVENFPKLPIKNIESCEDVYNIFYIRDQYLIGNKSIQINNDHLILLETTLDKLDSAITELDTEDSYSTKKILTSVYEKVFNLYRSFKSMRSLPPQLSNAYSCFQSNVIFVKGKQFKKNYVFDNLVNVYTYLQNSELQQDNIETINQAIYINDKNVSAPSFINKSILTSNGHVEENIEYLPMKFNPHFIELNKISIYYLFEESINHIIWQKALDELVVVKALADIPYLDLSEVEGFDFKRMKSGQRQWYPVYIAKELSEEGLATVEFPFWFYIDNLKNIYRKEFEDVHELTDLPSPFFFEISSMFLENNAFKNSTPIETIGQRTPYKYILKVAGLIQDIRQKRIHKIMNKFKNFDALSEIMIINNIQIYETYCVNYLASVFFQSKGSRGSLTDGFDVRNYLFDPFVFSA from the exons ATGTCAGAtgtgttttccatttttaagaagaagCGCATAAAAAAAGCCAAACCGAGCAAATCGTCCGTAAAAAAGGGCAAGGGGAGGATTTTCATGAGCGACAAGTCGCGTCGGAAGGCGTACGCGACGAGCCGAGCGGTGAGCAGCAGCCACGGCAGCGTCCTCCACAGGCACAGCGGTGAATACCGGAAGGCGCCCGTGGGGGTGGCTGGCGGCGCGGCAGCGAGCAACCACAGTGCAAGATTGAGCGGCGTTGTCCACGGAAGCATCAACGGGGGCATCGAGGACCCCCCGTTCGGCAAACTCCCGACCATCAAACTGCTCAACAGCGAGTCCAACGTCGTCGTGGAGAATTTCCCAAAGCTGCCGATAAAGAACATCGAGTCGTGCGAAGACGTCTACaacatattttacataagGGACCAGTACCTCATAGGAAATAAGAGCATCCAAATTAATAATGACCATTTGATTCTCCTGGAGACTACCCTAGACAAGCTCGACTCAGCCATAACGGAGCTAGACACAGAAGACAGCTACTCCACCAAGAAGATCCTGACGAGTGTATACGAGAAGGTCTTCAATTTGTATAGGAGCTTCAAAAGCATGAGGAGTTTGCCCCCCCAATTGTCTAATGCGTACAGCTGCTTCCAAAGCAACGTCATCTTTGTAAAGGGAaagcaatttaaaaaaaactacgtGTTCGATAATTTGGTAAATGTCTATACGTATCTACAGAACAGTGAGCTTCAACAGGATAACATCGAAACGATCAACCAAgccatttatataaatgacaAGAATGTCTCCGCTCCGTCCTTCATTAATAAAAGTATCCTCACCTCCAATGGGCATGTAGAAGAAAATATTGAATACCTGCCTATGAAATTTAACCCCCATTTTATAGAACTAAATAAGATCTCCATTTACTACCTTTTTGAAGAATCTATTAATCACATCATATGGCAGAAGGCTCTGGACGAGTTAGTCGTTGTAAAAGCGCTGGCAGATATTCCCTATTTGGACCTTTCTGAAGTGGAAGGATTTGATTTTAAGAGGATGAAGTCCGGGCAACGGCAATGGTATCCTGTGTACATTGCTAAAGAATTAAGTGAGGAAGGACTAGCCACCGTggaattccccttttggtttTACATagacaatttgaagaatatttACAGAAAGGAGTTCGAGGATGTGCATGAGCTGACGGACCTGCCGAGCCCCTTCTTCTTCGAGATCTCTTCGATGTTCCTGGAGAACAACGCCTTCAAGAACTCCACGCCGATCGAGACCATCGGCCAGCGCACGCCCTACAAGTACATCCTCAAGGTGGCAG GCCTCATCCAGGACATCCGCCAAAAGCGCATCcacaaaattatgaacaaatttaaaaacttcGACGCCCTGTCAGAAATTATGATCATCAACAACATCCAGATTTACGAGACCTACTGCGTGAACTATTTGGCTTCCGTTTTTTTCCAGAGCAAGGGGTCCAGGGGCTCTTTGACGGACGGCTTCGACGTGCGCAACTACCTCTTCGACCCCTTTGTGTTCAGCGCCTGA